The genomic window AGCAGAGTTGGAGCTACCGGGAGATGCCCGAAGCGACCCTGTTCGATGACCGGGTCAACTGTCAAGGGCGGTCAAAAATATACAGTTATGGCGGTGAAAAACTATCCACTTCGGGCGGTGGTTTTTATACACCTCCTTCCTGAGTCACCTCCCTCCTCATCAATCCGCTTTCCTGTCTCTCTCGCAACCGATAGCTCCTCCCCTTGATATTCAGGATATGACAGTGATGAAGGAGTCGATCCAGTAACGCAGTAGCGATCACTTCGTTGGAAAAGATCCGGCCCCAGTCCAGGAATCCGGTATTGCTGGTGATCACGATACTCTTACGTTCATAGCGCCGGTTCACCA from Atribacteraceae bacterium includes these protein-coding regions:
- a CDS encoding ATP-binding protein yields the protein MSPPLLVERLHTAYRNGSFQEKMRFYQGVDLLLIDELGYLPLDGEGAKFFFELVNRRYERKSIVITSNTGFLDWGRIFSNEVIATALLDRLLHHCHILNIKGRSYRLRERQESGLMRREVTQEGGV